The Cycloclasticus sp. genomic sequence TTGTTTTATTACTGTTAGGTTTTTCAAGTTGTATGTTTTTCTTTATTTGGAATAAAAAGTAAGCGATCCTTTTATGTTTGATGAGCTGGTTGAGTCATATGGTGTATTGGGCTTGTTCGTTAGTGCTTTTGTGTCATCTACACTTGCACCAGGTGGTTCTGAAGCCGTACTAGCCTACCTTCTGTTGAACGGGGAGCATGTGTCGATTTATTTGGTTATCGTGGCTACCATTGGTAATACATTAGGCGCGTTAACCACTTTTTACTTAGGTCATATTGCGTCAGCAAAATATCCACCCAAAAAAATTAACCCTCAACACTTTTACAAAGCCAATGTGCTGATTCAACGATACGGTAGTATCTCGTTGTTAATGAGTTGGTTGCCTGTGTTGGGTGATGTTCTTTGCTTGGTCGCAGGCTGGTTACGACTTAATTTTTTAAAAGCCTTGTTTTTTATTACGCTGGGTAAATTTGCTCGGTATTTCTTAATTTCGATAATGCTTAACTAATTCAGAATGTCTAAAAGTATCATGCGCATAGAAAAAGATATTGATCATCGTACTAATGTACGTGATGATTTGAGAAGCGATATAGCGGACTATTATGACCAAAGCTATTGGGATTACAGAACCTCTTGGTTAAACAGTAAGAATTTAGCTATTCATTATGGTTATTGGGCTGATGATACACAGTCACATAGTGATTCTTTATTAAAGATGAATGAGGTGTTAGCTGGCCAATTAGACCTAAAGCCTGGCGATCACGTTCTTGACGCGGGTTGCGGGATTGGTGGTAGCTCTATCTGGTTAGCTGAAAACTTTGGTGTGAAAGTGACAGGCATTACTATTTCACCGACACAAATTGACCAAGCTGTTAAGAATGCAAAGAAGCGCGGGGTAGACCATCTAGTTGACTTTAAGCTGGAGGACTATACGCAGACGTCCTTTGATGATGAAAAATTTGATCACGTTTGGGGTTTGGAGAGTGTTTGTTATGCGCTTAAAAAGTCAGACTTTGTTAAAGAGGCGCATCGTGTGTTAAAAAAAGGCGGCTGTTTTGCAGTCGCTGACGGCTTTGCTAACAAGCGCGATGTAACGCTCAAAGAATGGAAACATGTGCTAAAAGTCTTGAATGGCTGGGCTATGCCGAATATGTCTACGCCAAGTGAGTTCGAGGCTTTTATGAAGGGCAGTGGCTTTACAGATATATATTATCGAGATATTACAAAAAATACGTTGCCGTCATCTAAACGACTGTATTACACGGCGTTGTTAACGTACCCAATGGAAAAGGTTATGAGTGTTTTGCGTTTAAGGTCTTCGGTACAAAGCGGAAATTTTGATGCTTGTTTCGGCCAATATCATGTTTTGCATGACGGGATTGGCTGCTATGGTTTGTTTTCTGCAAAGAAAGCGTAAGCATAGCTACACTTACGCTTTATTATTGAGTGACGATTAAGGTCTAAAAAGGGTGATATCTTTTTGACGTTTGTTCCATTCTTTATAAGCTAACAAGCTTAACGATGTGTCCTGATAGGTCATCACAAGCTGAAGCTTTTCTGGAGTCAGTGATCGTTCACACTCGATGGTGACTTCACGTTGGTTGTCTTCACGAATTTTCCATTTATTGCCCTCTTCAGTTACTTTAAGCGCAGACGTATCGCCAAGAGAGGCCAGTGTTTCTTTAATTAATTCTTGACGTTGTAGCATACAGCTTTCTTTTGCTACTTCTCGGGCGCCCTTTGTTTTAATGCCGTAAATAGTGTGAGTGTTTGGTGTAATTGAATAAGTGTAAATAACAAAGTGAGGGTGTGTTGGTTGCGGTGTAAAGTCGAAAGCTTTATTGTCAATAATATAACCCTCAGGAAGACCTCGGCCTTGCTCACCAATATTTACACCAAATGCTCCCTGTATTTTAAATACCTTGTTTGGGTCCGATGTGGCAGTTTGCTCGCCGCAGGCTGATAGTAGTAAGGTGAGTGAGGCGATGGCCAGTAAGTTTTTTAAAATATTCATAGTGAAGTGACTCTATTCGTTGTTTTGGACGGTCTAATGTGATGAATTTTACCGCTATAGCCGATGCATAGCATAGATGTTTTCACGTTTATCCCACGTCAAACTATATGAAAACGACTAAGCCGGTTTATATGTTCGAGAGATACCGCGATAGTACATTTTAATATAAGTCATCAGATACGTCGTTTAACCGACAGTGACACAAAATGACGGGCAAGCTCTTTTTATCACCTATCTAGGTTCAAAAAACTAAAAGCGGCTCAATAGAGAAGGTGGTTTTCTAATGCTGCCTTTCTCCATATAGCTTTGCGTACAGGCCTTGCTGTTCAATTAGACTGTCGTGACTGCCTTGTTCGCTAATCATGCCATCTTCAAAAACATAGACATGATTAGCCTGCTTTACGGCACTTAATCGATGCGCGATTATAATGGTGGTTCGACCGTGTAAAAACTTTTTCATGGCCTTGTGTAACTGAAATTCGGTTTCGCTATCGAGTGCTGAAGTGGCTTCATCTAAAATGACCACCTTAGGCTTGCTGAGAACCATCCGTGCAACAGCCAGTCGTTGACGCTGCCCACCAGATAACCTCACACCCTGACGTCCTACAAGCGTATCAAGCTGTTTTGGCATTTCCTCGATAGTTGTTTTTAGTTGAGCGATAGCGAGTGCGTTCCACAACTCGTCATCACCCAATATTCGTCCCATGCATAAGTTGTCGCGTACCGAACTATTAAATAATACGGGGTGTTGAAGAACCGTTGAGACGTTGTCTCGCACGGTATCAAAACCAATTTTATTGATGGGTATATTATCAAAGTAGATCATACCTTGACTGATGGGGTATAAGCCGAGCAAGGCTTGGACTAGCGTGGATTTGCCGCCACCACTAGCGCCGACTAAGGCAATTTGTTCGCCAGCTTTGATGTTAAGCGTAACACCATTAAGAACGTCCGATTGGCCGCCGTATGAAAAATGTATGTTTTCCATTTGAATAGAGACGGTGTTCTTTTTACTGAACGGGTTCACTTGATGCGGATAACGGGGCTCATCGTTTAAAGCAATGAGTGAATTGATTCGTCCAAGCGCTGCTTTAGCGGAGAAAAAGCTTAGTTGAACACTGAGTATTTCTTGTACGGGGCCCATCATAAACCACAGATAACCAAAAACGGCAAACATCTGACCAATGCTTAAATCTGAATAAACCACCATAAACATCGCAATAGCGCGGAAAACATCAAAACCGAATAAGAAAACCATAAAACTCAATCGGTTTGCGGTATCACTTTTCCATGAGTAACTACTAGCACGCGTTTTGATGGTGCTCGCTTTTTCCGTTAACAAAGCCGTGTAATGTTTGCTTCTATTATTAGCGCGAATTTCTCCAATTGCGTCTAGCGTTTCGGTTAATGATTGCTGGAAGTCCTCAAAGGCTAAATTTTCATTAGCTTTTAAGTGTTTAACGCGTTTAGCAAATATGGTGGTGAAATAGATCACAGCCGGGTTAAGGAAAAGAATAAAAAGTGCCAACTGCCAGTGCATCCAAAGTAACACGGCGGAGGTTCCAATAACGGTCAAAATGGCGACCAGTAGTTTGCTGGTCGTACTACCGATGAATTGATCGATGGTTTCAATGTCGGTAATAAAATGACTGGCAACGGTGCCACTTCCAACCGTCTCAAAATCGGCCATAGAAATATATTGCAAGCGGTGCAATATGTTTTTACGAATTTGAAAAGTAATATCCTTAGCGGTGAGGGTGAATAAGCGCGTTTGAATAACGTTAAAACTAAGAGATATGCCGCGTAATAACAGCGTTAATAGCAGTAAGGCGCAAATATAGAGGACAGGACCATGCCAAGCTAGGGGAGATATTGCTTGGATAGCTTGAATGGCAATAGCTGGTTGATTTAGTAGTACCTCGTCAACTAATAAGGGCATTAAAAGAGGGACAGGTACACTCGCTAGAACCGCTAACATAGCAATGATATTGGCTTTAATTAAGGAGCGTCTATGTTTTTTCGCCATCTCTAACAAAGTCTGCCAGCGGTAGGCAGAGTGAGAGGTATTGTGTTTTGCTCGACTTGATAACATAAGGCCTAAACAGATGTTTTAAAAATCATATGAAATATTTTAAATGATCATGAGTGAACTATGTTGTGCCATTAATGGTCAATTGCCTGGAAGCTGAAAAGCGTTTGATTTTTGCTATGCTTGCACAGCGAGTGAGATAGAATAAGAACCAATATTAAGGAGAAATTTTAATGTTTACCCACCTACTGCAAATTGCATCATTTAAATCAAAACCACAGAATTTTGAGAGTCCTGTATGGGTTATTTTACTTTTGGCTACTATGTTTGTTGGCGTGCAAGGTTACGCATTAAGTTTATCACCAGGTAATGAACTTATAAGAATGTTCGTGGCCAGCAGCATAAAGTTAGTGGTTGTTGCTGGGATATTGTATGTGTGGATTCGATCTGTTGACGCGGGCTCTTATTTTAAATCGACGTTAGTTGTTATTATTTTCGCCTCATTACTGACGGAAATCGTCAAGTTGCCACTCTCTACGATGATACGGCAGACGGAGCAAGATGCTGATGTGGTGATGGCTATTCTCTACTCGCTACCACTGTGGGGGGTGATCGTTTGGCAGTATTGGGTCTGGTTTTATGCGATGAAAGAATCATCAGAGCGTTCGAAAACAGAAGTTATTACTATGATGATTACACTGATATTGATTTCTGAAGTGGCGGGCTCTGTTTTAAGTAAAATTGGTGGGCCTGTGGAGGGGTTTAGTTAAATGGGTATCGATTTAATGTTGGGTTTGGTTATCGGGCTGGTATTGGGTTTTGGTTTGTCGCTATTCTTTAATAAAGGAAATGAGAGCGCATCAAAGTTAAAGGAGTTAGAAACTAAACACGAGAAATACCGTAAACAAGTGGATGATCACTTTGTTAATACGGCCGTGTTGTTTAAAGGCTTAACCAACCAATATCGTGATGTTTATCGTCATATAGCTTCTGGTGCTGGTGAATTATGTTCTGAGGAGGCAAAAGCAATCCAAATTGATTTAGAAGAAACGGCTTTGCTTGCCACATCATCTGCTGAAATTGAAGTTGCTGAGCAATTGCAGTCCGAGGTTTCAAATGAATCAGTGGAAGGCAGTGAGCCGCTTGATAGCGATATAGCTGAAGCTGTTGAACGATCAAATGAAGCCTCAATAAAGGATGACGATGAAGTACCACTTGCAAGTGAAGTGGAGATGCCCGCTGACCTTGCAAAAGAAATAAAAAGTCAGGCAAGTAAAAAGGGTAGTTGAACTTTATTCAGTAATGACAGGCTTATTGCTAGTGATTTTTAGGCTGTAAGGAAAAGGGGTGGTTGAGTTTGTCTAACGCTGCAAAAGCCGATATTTGGTTGATACTCGTCACTATATTAGGGGCTGTTGGCTGGGTGCTTTCAAAAGAGGCTGTCTTGCAAATGCCGCCTTTTTTGTTTATCAGCTCGCGTTTTTTGCTGGCTGGTTTATTACTATTGGCAGTCGGCTTTGGCCAATTTCGGGCTTTGAGTTGGAATCAATATAAACAAGCTATGTTGGTCGGGAGTATATTCGCCATTGGAATGTGCTTTTGGATCATGGGCTTGTATACAGGTGTCAGTATAAGCGTTGGAAGCTTTATAATGAGTTCAGCGGTTATCTTTTCACCGATTATTGCGAATATTTTTTTTAATGAAAAGGTGCCCATTAGTACATGGAGCTCTATGCCCGTAGCCTTGTTGGGGCTGGGCTATCTGACACTAACAGAAGGTTTTGAGGTGCAAAAAGGGCAGCTTTTATTTATTTTGTCGGCACTTTTTTTAGCCCTGTTTTTTGTGTTGAATTCTCGAGCAGCAAATCACCATGAAGGCGCTGGTGCTAATGAGAAAGTTCCTGCGTTGCCATTAACGACCATTTCACTGTTGACGGTGGGCGTGTCAGTAGCTTTTGTATCTTTTGCAATGGAAAGTTGGTTATCTGCGGCAGAAAACTTTTCAACTAACTTGCTTGCTTGGGTGTTAGCGAGTGCCTTTATAGCAACGGCGTTACGTTTTTTTATGCAAACCTATGCACAGAGTCTATCAATGGCCAGCCATGGAGTAGTCATTATGGTTGTCGAGCCGATTTGGACGGCACTGTTAGCAGCGGCATGGTTTGCTGAAAGCTTGTCAGGAAATGACTTAATAGGTTGCGTGCTTATTTTTGCCGCCGTTATCATTATTCGCTGGACCTTAATACAAGGTTTATTTAAACGCTCTACGGGTTGAGCCGTAACCAAGACCCAGAATATTTCTTAATATCGCGCCAGCTCAGCCAGTCAGCAACTTGTTGTAAAAATCTTTGCTTGTCAGCTGACAAAATGATTCATTGAGCGCTATAAAATATTACATTATCCCTTTAAAATATAGCTTTAAACTTGATTAACCAACTGGTAACCATATGATCATTAAACCAAAGACTCGTGGCTTTATCTGTACAACAGCGCACCCTGTCGGCTGTGCCGAGAATGTAAAAGAGCAAATTAGAATTACGCAACAGCAAGGCGCTGTGGATGGTGGCCCTAAGAAAGTGCTCATTATTGGTTCATCGAGTGGTTATGGCATGGCTTCTCGAGTTACCGCGGCGTTTGGTTCGGGGGCTGCAACAATTGGTGTGTTTTTTGAAAAACCAAGTACAGAAAAAAAGACGGGCTCTGCTGGTTGGTACAACACTGCTGCATTCGATGCTGAGGCGAAAAAAGCAGGTTTATATGCTAAGCATGTTAATGGCGATGCTTTTTCAAATGAAGCAAAACAAAAAACAATAGATTTAATAAAAGAAGATCTTGGCCAAGTGGATCTAGTTGTTTACTCACTGGCCTCGCCAGTTCGTAAAGTCCCAGGTACGGATGACTTGGTTCGTTCATGTTTAAAGCCCATAGGGGAAACATATCGTTCGACTGCGATTGATACTAATAAAGACATTATTATTGAAGCAGAAGTGGAACCGGCTACAGAGCAAGAGGTTAAAGACACCGTCACCGTTATGGGCGGAGAAGACTGGGAGCTTTGGATGAATGCACTTATTGATGCCGATGTGCTTTCAGAAGGCTGTCAGTCTGTTGCCTATAGCTATATTGGAACCTCAATTACCTGGCCTATCTATTGGGATGGTGCTTTGGGTAAAGCAAAAATGGATTTAGACCGAGCCGCAAAAGCCATTGATAGCAAACTGAAAGGATCAAATGGAGGGGCTAATGTAGCGGTCTTAAAATCTGTTGTGACACAAGCTAGTTCTGCCATTCCTGTTATGCCACTTTATATTTCAATGGTATTTAAGGTGATGAAGGAAGCGGGTATTCACGAAGGCTGTATCGAGCAAATAAATCGCCTGTTTAGAACGCAGTTATTTAATGGCGGGGCCGAACAGAACTTAGACGATGCCAATCGTTTACGTTTAGATGATTGGGAATTACGCGATGATGTTCAACAACAGTGTGTCGATATTTGGCCAGCTGTTACAACAGAAAACTTGTTCGAACTAACCGATTACGCGAGTTATAAGGAAGAGTTCCTTAACTTATTTGGTTTTGAATTAGCGTCCGTTAATTATGATGACGATGTCAATCCATTGGTAGAGTTTGATTTAGAAACTCTTTAGTAACGGTATTTAAACATTAACGTAAAATGCTTGGTTGAGCAGGCAAATATTTTTTATGGATAAAAGAGACGCGCACATCATTGTGTTAGGCAATGAGAAAGGAGGGACAGGGAAGTCAACGTTGGCTATGCATATCGTTGTCGGTCTGCTTGAGGTTGGTAAAAAAGTAGCGGTGATCGACTTAGATTCACGGCAAAAAAGCGTTGCTCGATATTTACAAAATAGGCAAACTTTTATGGCTAATGGCGGCGCTAACGTTGCTATGCCCGATTTCAAAGTTGTTAAGCAATCCCATGCAAGTTTGGTAAAAGATAGGGAAATTGAGGATCAAAAAAACCTGCAAGCAGGCTTAGATGCGTTCAACAAAGAGATGGATTTTATTGTTATTGATTGCCCTGGCAATGACACCTACCTGTCGCGCTTGGCACATGCGCTTGCCGATACGCTAGTGACCCCATTGAATGATAGTTTCATTGATTTAGATTTGTTGGGTGAAATATCAGCATCAGATTTCCAAGTAAAAAAACTTAGTTTTTATACAGAAATGGTTTGGGAAAGCCGGAAGTTTCGATCAGCAAGTGGTCGGCCGCCGATGGATTGGGTTGTGGTGCGTACGCGATTAGCTTCACTTGGCTCACGAAATAATAAACGTGTGCATGATGCACTCGAAGCACTGCAAAAACGGATTATGTTTCGTTATGTGCCGGGTTTATACGAGCGATCTATCTACAAAGAATTGTTTCCGAGTGGTCTAACAATTTTGGATCTTGAAAAGGCGAATAGTTTGTCTCACGTAGCTGCTCGGCAGGAAGTTCGCTCGTTAGTAGACAACCTGAATTTGTTTGAATGAGCGAGGCATTAAGTCAAACACAGAAAAAAATAGTTGTTGATGAGACAAGTAAGTTTATTAGGCTAGCTAATCAGCTTTTTCAAGCAAATTATCCACTCATTCCTGTTCAGTTTGACTTAACCGGGCACACCATTGGAATGTATAAACAATGGAAGAATAAAAAAGTTATTCGTTATAACGAATTAATATTTTCAAAATATTTTGAAGAGAATGTTAGAGATACTGTGCCACATGAGGTGGCGCACTATATTGCAGGTATGCAATATAGTAAAAAAGTGGTCCGTCCACACGGGCTTGAATGGCGCTCAATTATGGCGCAGTTCGGGGCGGATGCGAGTCGAACGGCGCGGTATGACTTAACGGGTATTCCAAAACGACAGTACTCAACAATACCGTACCGGTGTAGCTGTCAGGCACATCAATTGGGTATTCGAAGACATAATAAGGTGACCCAACGAAAAACAGACTATTACTGTCGAGATTGCGGGGATCTTCTCAAGGCGGTATGAGCTGGTTCGTTTACATTATCGAGGCGAGTGATAATAGTTTATACACCGGCATCACGACCGATTTAGAGCGGCGTTTTCAGCAGCATTCTTGCGGTACGGGGGCGAAATACTTTAACGGCCGAAGCCCCGTTAAATTTGTGTATACGGAAGTCGCTGATAATAGAAGTCGCGCCAGTGTACGGGAGGCGCAGATAAAGAAATTAACGAGGGCGCAAAAGCAGCAATTAATTATGCGTTGAATTTCGTGATTTAACCTCCATATTTAAAGCATCAATAAGGAATTAGAATTAAAACCATGTCAGATTCAATAAAGGTTGTCTGTGTGAACTGTGATGCAGTTAATAAATTACCCAGCGATAAACTAAATGCCGGTGGAACCTGTGGCAAATGTAAGAAAAAGTTATTTGCTGGAAAATATGTGACCTTAAAAGCGGCAAATGCACAGAGGTATTTTGAGCAAAGTGATATTCCGGTAGTGGTTGACTGCTGGGCTAGTTGGTGTGGCCCGTGTAAATCATTCGCACCTACATTTGATCAGGCAATAAAAAAGCTAGAGCCAAAAGCACGGTTTGCCAAGTTAGACACTGAAAAAGAACAGCGCTTAGCGGCTCGCTTTCAAATTAGAAGTATTCCGACGTTGTTGGTGATGAAAAACGGTAAAGAAGTGGCTAGGCAAGCCGGTGTTATGAATTTATCTCAGTTTGAGCAATGGTTAAAGCCTTATCTTTAATGCTAGCAAGCAATTAGGCTTATAGATTTATGTCCTTGGGTTTTGGAAAGCTCAATATCTCTTGGTTAGGGTAAGCTTGGGTGCATTGCTCAACACTGTCTTTAGTAATAGCACGCTTTAGGGCAGTATCGGCCATTAACCATTCCTTGAGCAAATGTTCAGCCAGTCCAAATTCTTCTAAAGATTCTTTTAGCAAGCGTTGGCGTAATGTAAATAAGTCTTCAGTAATATGAATATGTTGGTGGGCCATTCTTGGTGTTTTTCCAGCATACCTTTTAGGGCCGCCAATCAGCTGGGCCATAAAGTCTGTTTGCTGGTCTTCAAGCAGCGTTTGAGGCTTATCTGTGAAATACAGCTTTAACCACTCATGAGAGTATGCCTTGTCATAAAAAATTCTATGCACTTTTTGTAGTGTCTCTAAACCGCCAATACGTTTAAAGAGTGTTTTGTCTATCACGGACATATAGAAAAATTAAGTAGCTTAAGGTTTTTCATTTCTGAATGAAGGTGTCGTTAAGATAAATTAAAGCCCCTAGGTATCGGTACTCATTTTTATCGAAAAAATGCGTATTAATGGCGTACTTGAGAGCCACCTGTTTTTCCATCACTAAACAACTGCTCAATATCCACGGCATCAAAATGATAGTGCTTATTGCAGAAATCACAATGCGTTTCAACCGAACCCTTTTCTTTAATGAGGGATAATAATTCCGCCTGTCCTACTGTGAGTAATCCAGCTTCCACTTTTTCCCTAGAGCAATCGCACTTAAAAATAACGGTTTGTGGTTGATACAACCTAATAGATTCTTCGTGAAAAAGGCGGTGAATCACATCATTGCTTGGTAAGTTTAATAATTCATTATCGGTAATGGTATCAGCTAACATTTCTATGCGTTGCCAATCGGCTTGTTGGCCAGCACGCGCAGGTAATTCTTGAACTAACAAACCTACCGCTTTATCAGCATTAACCGCAAACCAAAGCCGTGTTTTAAGTTGTTCCGATTGTGCGAAGTAAGACTCGAGCGCATCAGATAATGAATCACCTTCTAAACTAACGATTCCTTGGTAGGCTTTACCTTTTGTTGGCTTAATGGTGAGTACCAGTCGGCCATCACCAAATAAAGAGGCCAAATTTCCAGTTTCAACTTCGCCGTCCCAAAGCGCTAAACCACGCACAGTTTGTTGATTACTAGACTGAGCAACTAGCATGCTGATAGGGCCGTCACCTTGGATTTGCAGGATCAACGAGCCATCAAACTTTAAGGTGGCGGATAACAAGACAGAGGCCGCAAGCACTTGCCCTAATTGTTCGGCAACAACGGCTGGGTATTGGTGTAGTGCTAAGGCGGCTTGAAAGCTTGCATCTAACGACACAATTTCACCGCGCACGCCCAGTTCTTCAAAGAGAAAACGAGAGAGGTGGTCTTTGTTAGTGGTCATTATTCCAAGGCTTCTAAAGTTATTGACACGCAGGGGTGTAAGGAGGGGCTATATTATGACAGATTAAGTTACCACTGCCGTGCGGGAGTTTGTTTCTTTTGTATTGCAAAATAAAGGAATATTTATCACTTAGCTAGGCTAGCTGAGTGGGTGCACGGGCCTTAAAAACAGGTGCGCCTTCAAGAGCTTTAGGCAGGACCCTAATTTATAAGGTAAAATTAATGCTTATGTTTAATGATAAATCTGCTTTGCCAACAAAAGATCAAGCGTTAGTGGGGCGTGCTGAGGCTATGCGAGTACCCAGTGCGCATTTTGTTTATCGCGATCATAGCTTAGTTGCACCATTCCCTGAGGGCTATAAAACAGCGGTGTTTGGCCTAGGGTGTTTTTGGGGTGCTGAGCGTAAATTTTGGTTACTGGATGGCGTGTATTCAACAGCGGTAGGCTACGCTGCAGGCTATACACCTAATCCAACGTATGAAGAGGTATGTTCTGGGCAAACGGCGCATAACGAGGTTGTACTGGTGGTGTATAACCCGGCCATTACTTCATATGCCTCGTTACTCACGGTGTTCTGGGAGTCGCATAACCCAACGCAAGGTATGCGCCAAGGGAATGATGCGGGTACGCAGTATCGTTCGGGTATTTACTATGCGTCAGAAGGCGAAGCTGAATCGGCACGGCAAACACGCGATACTTTTCAGCAACGTTTAAATGACGCGGGTTACGGCGCTATTACGACTGAAATTTTGCCGCTGCCTACCTTTTATTATGCAGAGCATTACCATCAACAATATTTAGCTAAGAACCCCGGTGGATACTGCGGCTTAGGTGGAACGGGCGTTATACTGGGCTAGCGAGTTTAGGTAACTCCCAGTGAATAGGCTGTTTGCCGTGCCGCTCTAAATATTGATTGGTTTGGCTGAAATGCTCACAGCCTAAAAATCCACGGTGTGCCGACAACGGTGATGGGTGTGGTGCCTTTAAAACGAGGTGCCGCTGGCTGTCTATGAAGCCGCCTTTTTTTTGTGCATAACTTCCCCACAGTAAAAACACCACGTGTTCGTTTTGTTCGGCAACGGTTTGGATAACCTTATCGGTAAAAGTCTCCCAGCCTTTGTTTTTATGAGCGTTGGGTGTGTTGTATTCAACCGTTAATACGCTATTGAGCAATAAGACGCCTTGTTTTGCCCAGCTTTCTAAACAGCCGTGTAGGGCCATTGGAATATCTAAATCGGCTTGTAATTCTTTGTAAATATTACGCAGTGATGGTGGTATTTTCACATCGGGCTGCACAGAGAAACATAGGCCGTGCGCTTGGTGGTGTTGATGATAAGGATCCTGACCTAAAATGACCACGTTAACGTTTTCTAATGGCGTTAATTCAAGCGCGTGAAACCAGTTTGACGAGTGGGGATAAATAACTTTGTGGTCATTTTTTTCAAGCCGTAAAAACTCTTTTAGCGTCAGCATATAGGGTTTATCGAGTTCGTCGTCTAAAAACGGTTTCCAACTGTTCGCGTTTGATAAGGGCATAGCGTTAAGCGCTGATGTGTGAGGCTAGA encodes the following:
- a CDS encoding YqaA family protein, with the translated sequence MFDELVESYGVLGLFVSAFVSSTLAPGGSEAVLAYLLLNGEHVSIYLVIVATIGNTLGALTTFYLGHIASAKYPPKKINPQHFYKANVLIQRYGSISLLMSWLPVLGDVLCLVAGWLRLNFLKALFFITLGKFARYFLISIMLN
- a CDS encoding methyltransferase domain-containing protein; its protein translation is MSKSIMRIEKDIDHRTNVRDDLRSDIADYYDQSYWDYRTSWLNSKNLAIHYGYWADDTQSHSDSLLKMNEVLAGQLDLKPGDHVLDAGCGIGGSSIWLAENFGVKVTGITISPTQIDQAVKNAKKRGVDHLVDFKLEDYTQTSFDDEKFDHVWGLESVCYALKKSDFVKEAHRVLKKGGCFAVADGFANKRDVTLKEWKHVLKVLNGWAMPNMSTPSEFEAFMKGSGFTDIYYRDITKNTLPSSKRLYYTALLTYPMEKVMSVLRLRSSVQSGNFDACFGQYHVLHDGIGCYGLFSAKKA
- a CDS encoding ABC transporter ATP-binding protein, giving the protein MLSSRAKHNTSHSAYRWQTLLEMAKKHRRSLIKANIIAMLAVLASVPVPLLMPLLVDEVLLNQPAIAIQAIQAISPLAWHGPVLYICALLLLTLLLRGISLSFNVIQTRLFTLTAKDITFQIRKNILHRLQYISMADFETVGSGTVASHFITDIETIDQFIGSTTSKLLVAILTVIGTSAVLLWMHWQLALFILFLNPAVIYFTTIFAKRVKHLKANENLAFEDFQQSLTETLDAIGEIRANNRSKHYTALLTEKASTIKTRASSYSWKSDTANRLSFMVFLFGFDVFRAIAMFMVVYSDLSIGQMFAVFGYLWFMMGPVQEILSVQLSFFSAKAALGRINSLIALNDEPRYPHQVNPFSKKNTVSIQMENIHFSYGGQSDVLNGVTLNIKAGEQIALVGASGGGKSTLVQALLGLYPISQGMIYFDNIPINKIGFDTVRDNVSTVLQHPVLFNSSVRDNLCMGRILGDDELWNALAIAQLKTTIEEMPKQLDTLVGRQGVRLSGGQRQRLAVARMVLSKPKVVILDEATSALDSETEFQLHKAMKKFLHGRTTIIIAHRLSAVKQANHVYVFEDGMISEQGSHDSLIEQQGLYAKLYGERQH
- a CDS encoding DUF1043 family protein — translated: MGIDLMLGLVIGLVLGFGLSLFFNKGNESASKLKELETKHEKYRKQVDDHFVNTAVLFKGLTNQYRDVYRHIASGAGELCSEEAKAIQIDLEETALLATSSAEIEVAEQLQSEVSNESVEGSEPLDSDIAEAVERSNEASIKDDDEVPLASEVEMPADLAKEIKSQASKKGS
- a CDS encoding DMT family transporter; the encoded protein is MSNAAKADIWLILVTILGAVGWVLSKEAVLQMPPFLFISSRFLLAGLLLLAVGFGQFRALSWNQYKQAMLVGSIFAIGMCFWIMGLYTGVSISVGSFIMSSAVIFSPIIANIFFNEKVPISTWSSMPVALLGLGYLTLTEGFEVQKGQLLFILSALFLALFFVLNSRAANHHEGAGANEKVPALPLTTISLLTVGVSVAFVSFAMESWLSAAENFSTNLLAWVLASAFIATALRFFMQTYAQSLSMASHGVVIMVVEPIWTALLAAAWFAESLSGNDLIGCVLIFAAVIIIRWTLIQGLFKRSTG
- the fabV gene encoding enoyl-ACP reductase FabV, yielding MIIKPKTRGFICTTAHPVGCAENVKEQIRITQQQGAVDGGPKKVLIIGSSSGYGMASRVTAAFGSGAATIGVFFEKPSTEKKTGSAGWYNTAAFDAEAKKAGLYAKHVNGDAFSNEAKQKTIDLIKEDLGQVDLVVYSLASPVRKVPGTDDLVRSCLKPIGETYRSTAIDTNKDIIIEAEVEPATEQEVKDTVTVMGGEDWELWMNALIDADVLSEGCQSVAYSYIGTSITWPIYWDGALGKAKMDLDRAAKAIDSKLKGSNGGANVAVLKSVVTQASSAIPVMPLYISMVFKVMKEAGIHEGCIEQINRLFRTQLFNGGAEQNLDDANRLRLDDWELRDDVQQQCVDIWPAVTTENLFELTDYASYKEEFLNLFGFELASVNYDDDVNPLVEFDLETL
- a CDS encoding division plane positioning ATPase MipZ, yielding MDKRDAHIIVLGNEKGGTGKSTLAMHIVVGLLEVGKKVAVIDLDSRQKSVARYLQNRQTFMANGGANVAMPDFKVVKQSHASLVKDREIEDQKNLQAGLDAFNKEMDFIVIDCPGNDTYLSRLAHALADTLVTPLNDSFIDLDLLGEISASDFQVKKLSFYTEMVWESRKFRSASGRPPMDWVVVRTRLASLGSRNNKRVHDALEALQKRIMFRYVPGLYERSIYKELFPSGLTILDLEKANSLSHVAARQEVRSLVDNLNLFE
- a CDS encoding SprT-like domain-containing protein, which gives rise to MSEALSQTQKKIVVDETSKFIRLANQLFQANYPLIPVQFDLTGHTIGMYKQWKNKKVIRYNELIFSKYFEENVRDTVPHEVAHYIAGMQYSKKVVRPHGLEWRSIMAQFGADASRTARYDLTGIPKRQYSTIPYRCSCQAHQLGIRRHNKVTQRKTDYYCRDCGDLLKAV
- a CDS encoding GIY-YIG nuclease family protein, whose protein sequence is MSWFVYIIEASDNSLYTGITTDLERRFQQHSCGTGAKYFNGRSPVKFVYTEVADNRSRASVREAQIKKLTRAQKQQLIMR
- the trxC gene encoding thioredoxin TrxC yields the protein MSDSIKVVCVNCDAVNKLPSDKLNAGGTCGKCKKKLFAGKYVTLKAANAQRYFEQSDIPVVVDCWASWCGPCKSFAPTFDQAIKKLEPKARFAKLDTEKEQRLAARFQIRSIPTLLVMKNGKEVARQAGVMNLSQFEQWLKPYL